The genome window CCAGGGGTTCCCCGTCCGGTTCGATGATGGGGCGCCGCATCTGGAAGTAGATTCCGGGAAAGGTCATGGGAAAAAAGGTTCCGTCCCAGGATTCGTAGGCTGATCGCGACGGCAATACATAATGGGAGAGGACAGCCGTTTCCGTCATGGCCAGCTCCGCGGTCACGAGCAGATCCAGGCGTTTGAAGGCGTTCTCATAAGCTGTAGTGTCCGCGTATGACCTTAAGGGATTGGCGCCGGACACGAAAACCGCCCGGAGGCGTTCAGGATTGTCCGAGAGGATCTCCTCGGGCATTGCATTCGGAGGGAAACAGCCCATGACGGCAGGGAAATGGGTGGCCATTGTCCGCCAGGTTTTGGGATCACGCTCATCGGAGTGACTTCCTAAAGGCATCAATACGCCATGGAAAACATTGCCGCCGCAGACACCGATCCGCCCGCAGATCGCCTCCAGGACCACCGCCAGGTAAGACGATACGGCGCTGTGGCGGTTCATCAAGATGCCCAGATCATAGCGCAGAGAGGATTTCCGCGTTGCGAACTGTCGGCAGATTTCGTGAACCTGTTCAAAATCGAGGTTGCAGGTGCGGATTGCGGCGCGGGCGTCAAAATTCATGAACAGGGCCCTGATCTCATCGAGGCCAGAGGTATGCTTTTCGATGTAATCCCTGTTCTCCCAGCCCTCCTGGAGAATAATGGAGATCATGGCCCTCATCAGGAGGGCATCCGTACCCGGGCGGATGCTCAGGTGGAGATTTGCTGTTTGGGCCGTTTCGGAGAGGCGTGGATCGATTGCCACGAGCATCTTTTCCGGGTCCTTGGCAATCCGCAGGAGCTGTTTGGGCGCCTGGGGAATCTGGTGGCTTTGCATGCCGTTCCAGCCAAAGGTCAGGAGGTAATCCGTCTGCTCTGCATCAATCTCCGGGAACACAGGCTGGCGGCCAAACATGCGGCCGAAAACCCAGAACATGCCTGAGAACTCCTGGGCCAGGGCGCTGTAGTGGTAGTGTGAACCCAAGCCCCGCATGAGCCGGACGCCGAAGGCCGCCTCGAAGTGACAGCCCTGACCGCCGCCGCCCATATAGGCAAAAGACCTGGGACTGTACTGCTCGACGATTTCCTTGAGCTTTGCCCCGATCTCGTCTATGGCCTGTTCCCAGGAGATGCGCTCAAAGGCGCTCCCTACCCGCTTCAGGGGGTATTTCAGTCGGTCGGCGTTGTGCTGGTGATTGGCAATGTTCATCCCTTTCCGGCAGACGTAACCTTCACTTCGGACATTGCTCTTGTCCCCCTTCACCTTCACCATGCGATTGTTCTCTACCTCGACCTCCAGCCCGCAGTTTTGTGGGCAGAGGATGCAACCGGTTTTATAGGACGTATTCATGATTTTCTCCTTTCCTTATTCTTCTTCTTTATGTATTTTCTTTTGCATACAGCCGGTTAGGTGCTGAACCAGGACACAACATGAGGGATATGGTAGCATTTCCGCTCTTCCATAGTCCTCAAAATCGCATCATTTTCAAACCGGCTGATTTGGTACATAATCACGCAGCCGCTGACAATTTTTAAAATACCCTGTGGTCGCTTACAAAAATACTATGGAGGCATCTATGCGACAAACAACATTGAATATCGAAATGCCGGTATCAATACTTACGACTCTACCGGTCAACAGAAAGCAGTTGCCCGACTACATCCTTAAAACATTGGCGGTAGAGTTGTTTCGCGAGGGGAAGCTTTCACTGGGCAAGGCACGCGAACTGGCAGGCCTTTCAGATAAATGGGAGATGATCAGGCTGCTCGGTGAACGGGGAGGTGCTGTCAATTATACTGCAGATGATGCGGAAGTTGATGTCGAAACTCTGGACAGGCTCCTTACATGAATCCGGTTGTCGTGTCAAATTCGACTCCACTGATAGCATTGGCAAGCATCGGACGCTTTTCGGTATTGCAGGAGCTTTTTTCACAGATCCATATCCCCGAAGCCGTTCTGTCTGAGGTTGCAGGTGACAAAAGGAGGCGTGCTGGTAGTCGGGAAATACTTGCAGCTTCCTGGATAAAGACGGTTCATGTTGAAAACATCCCGTCCGTTGATTTTCTGAGGACACTCGTTGATCAAGGGGAAGCTGAGTTGATGGTCCTATCCAGAGAACTTAACGCCGATCTCCTGCTGATTGATGACAAGGATGGTAGAAAAATTGCCGAATCGGCAGGGATAACCTGCGTCGGTACTGTAGGATTATTATTGCGCTACTATCACGTTGATGCCAGCTCATTCCAGAAGGCTCTTGACGAGCTGGTTGCAAAAGGTTTCAGACTGGCCCAGAAGGAATATAAGAAAATTGTTGAATTAGCACTACAGCGAGGTGGCAAGGGAGGAGTGACCCCATGACCCTCCGCAAAAACGCTAAATTTAAAGACCTGACCCCCAAAAAAAGCTTGACAAGGGTCGGGTGCTTCGATAGAAGCATGCTCGTTCAAAAAACAAACTAAGGTATCCAATGGCGTCTTTCATGCAGCCTAAAATTGAAAGCGACGAGACCCTCGACATCCTGCGGGAGATATCCTCGAACCCCCGCGCGACGCAGCGGCAGTTGTCGGCGCTGGCAGGCATCAGCCTGGCGAAGGTCAATTATCTGCTGCGGGCGATGATCGCCAAGGGGATGATCAAGACCGAGAATTTCCTGACGTCCGAGCACAAGGCCGCCTACATCTACCATCTGACGCCCGCCGGAATCGAGGAGCGGGCGCGTCTCACCGTCCGTTTCCTGAAGAAGAAGGCCGACGAGTACGAACGCTTGAAGGACGATCTCCGCCAGCTCGAAGAGAACGAGGCCGCGGCAATGGTCATCTTGCAGAATTCAGACGGGTTTCCCTCGGCCCGGTAGTGTTTTTGCCCCATCTTTTTTCCTTTTTTCCTGGAGCGCTCCTGTAATCCAGAGGGCGGAGCTGACTAATAAATAGGCAAGTTACGGGGTCAGGTCTTGAAATTTAGCGTTTTTCCCATAGGGGCGCCGATTACAATTCATTCCGAGAGCAAGACAAACCACCCGCCCCTTCCGGATGCATGGGACATGACCTCGAAAAAATTCCCCGCTTCAGGGATCATCGTTCTCTACGGGCCTTCCGGATCAGGAAAAACAAAGATGCTGCAGGCGGCAGCCCGTTACTTTTCTGTGCAAAAAGGTTTCGATCTACTGCATTGTTGTGTGCTGGACCTCATTCAGGAAATGGTGGACGCGATCAAACAAGGGGCCTATCATGCCTTTCGTGCATCTGTGATGCGACTGGACGCCTTATTTATCGATAATATTTGGCTTCTGCGAAACCGGCGACAGACAGCCGTCGAGTTATTTGCTCTGTTTGAAGCGTTTGTCGGCAAGGGAGGATTGGTCATGATTGCCAGCGATCTGCCGGCATCGGCGCTCTCGGCATGGGCGCCAGGAGCGGCCCCCGCAAAAACGCTAAATTTAAAGACCTGACCCCCGAATTTTACTGACCCCCGAAGAAAGCCGAGTAAGGAGGTTTTGAAATGATTAATCTTGAATTTGACAGCATGGTTTTTCAAGAGAGCAACACGTATGTGGCCTACTCGCCGAAACTTGATGTTTCCAGTTGCGGTGGCACTGTCGATGAGGCCCGTAATAATCTAAAGACTGCGGTTCGCTTGTTTCTTGAAGAAGCCGAAAGGATGGGTACTTTAGAGGATATTTTGAGTGAATCGGGGTATGAAAAAGCGGATTTTGGAGATTGGCAGACACCACGTCTAATTGCGACCGAACTTATGTCGGTTCATGGTTAAATGCCAAAGATATCGCCTATACCAGCGAAGAAACTGATGAGGGTTTTTGAAAGAGCCGGGTTCTCTTGTGTCAGAATCGAAGGGGATCATTACGTTTATACCAAAGATGGTGTTGCAAGGCCCATTGTAATCCCTGACTGGCGAGAGATTCCGGTGTTTATTATCAAGAACAATCTGCGTTCGGGCAATATAACCCGCGAAGAATATTTTACTCTGCTTGCCGAGGTAAATTAGGATCATGTCCCCTACGCAAAACGCTAAATTTAAAGACCTGACCCCCAAAAAAAGAAAGGAAAACTATGGACGCTAAACAAAAAAAGCTTTCCACGACAAATACGAAACAAGAGATGCTGCAGGCTTACAACAGTCTGCTGAAGGAGCTGGAGGATAAGCAGGTGGGCGAACTCAAGCCGGAGAAAAAAATCGAGGAGAAAAAGGCGAAGGAGGCCGTGCAGGTGGCCGAGTCAGCCACGCCGGACGGGATTGCCAAGTCCATCGCGGCCTTGAAGCTCGAAATCGGCAAGACCCTGACGGGCATATCGGACCAGTTGGAAGGCGAGGTAAGTCGCTTTGTGGCCGTGAGCAACGCCATCACCGCCAAGGAAAAGGAGCTTGCGGAGCTCTTCGAAATCGAAAAAACAGCCCTCAGCCTGGCGGCCCTGATCGAGGCGCAGAATCAGAAGCGTGAGGAATTCATGTCCGAAATGGACGAGAAAAAAGAATCCCTGCGGCAGGATGTCGAAAGTACCCGCAGCGCCTGGAAAAAAGAGCAGGAAGAGCATGACGCCGTCGTGAAGGAGCGGGATGCGGCAGAGAAGAAGCGGCAGACACGGGAAAAGGAGGAGTTCGACTACGCCTTCAAGCGGGAGCAGCAGACCGCTACCGAGCGGCTGGCCTACGAAAAGGTAAAACTGGAACAGGAGCTCAAGGATAAAAAAGAACAGGTGGAACAGGAGCTGAATGCGCGGGAGACCGCCATCGCCGCCAAGGAGGGGGAACTCAACGACCTCAGGCAGCGGGCTGCCCAATTCCCCAAGGATTTGGAAGCGCACGTCAACAGAGCCGTCAAGGAAACCTCAGAGCGCCTGCTGCTGGAGGCCAAGAGCCGGGAAGAGCTGCTGAAGAAGGGGGCCGAGGGCGAGCGCAATGTCTTCACCGCCCGTGTCGAGGCGCTGGAAAAAACGACCAAGGAGCAGGCGGAGCGCGTCACCGCCTTGACCAAGCAATTGGAGGCCGCCTACCAGAAGGTGCAGGACATCGCGGTGAAGACAGTGGAGGGCGCCTCGAACAGCAAATCCCTTGCCAGCTTGCAGCAGCTTCTGGGGGAGCAAATCCGTAAGCAGGCCCCGGAGA of Syntrophobacterales bacterium contains these proteins:
- a CDS encoding type II toxin-antitoxin system HicA family toxin, with protein sequence MRVFERAGFSCVRIEGDHYVYTKDGVARPIVIPDWREIPVFIIKNNLRSGNITREEYFTLLAEVN
- a CDS encoding MarR family EPS-associated transcriptional regulator; its protein translation is MQPKIESDETLDILREISSNPRATQRQLSALAGISLAKVNYLLRAMIAKGMIKTENFLTSEHKAAYIYHLTPAGIEERARLTVRFLKKKADEYERLKDDLRQLEENEAAAMVILQNSDGFPSAR
- a CDS encoding molybdopterin-dependent oxidoreductase, which encodes MNTSYKTGCILCPQNCGLEVEVENNRMVKVKGDKSNVRSEGYVCRKGMNIANHQHNADRLKYPLKRVGSAFERISWEQAIDEIGAKLKEIVEQYSPRSFAYMGGGGQGCHFEAAFGVRLMRGLGSHYHYSALAQEFSGMFWVFGRMFGRQPVFPEIDAEQTDYLLTFGWNGMQSHQIPQAPKQLLRIAKDPEKMLVAIDPRLSETAQTANLHLSIRPGTDALLMRAMISIILQEGWENRDYIEKHTSGLDEIRALFMNFDARAAIRTCNLDFEQVHEICRQFATRKSSLRYDLGILMNRHSAVSSYLAVVLEAICGRIGVCGGNVFHGVLMPLGSHSDERDPKTWRTMATHFPAVMGCFPPNAMPEEILSDNPERLRAVFVSGANPLRSYADTTAYENAFKRLDLLVTAELAMTETAVLSHYVLPSRSAYESWDGTFFPMTFPGIYFQMRRPIIEPDGEPL
- a CDS encoding UPF0175 family protein, encoding MRQTTLNIEMPVSILTTLPVNRKQLPDYILKTLAVELFREGKLSLGKARELAGLSDKWEMIRLLGERGGAVNYTADDAEVDVETLDRLLT
- a CDS encoding ATP-binding protein; protein product: MLQAAARYFSVQKGFDLLHCCVLDLIQEMVDAIKQGAYHAFRASVMRLDALFIDNIWLLRNRRQTAVELFALFEAFVGKGGLVMIASDLPASALSAWAPGAAPAKTLNLKT